The Flaviramulus sp. BrNp1-15 genome includes the window CCAGAAATAGCACTAAAAATTCCAAAACATATAGAATAGATAAGCATGCGCTTTAAATCTGTAGTGAGTAAGTAAGCAGTTGCTGCAGGAGCAATCATTAATGCAACTACTAGAATGGCACCAACAGCATCAAATGCTCCAACTGTTGTTACAGATGAAACGGTCATTAATCCGTAATGAATTAAAGCAGGTGAAAACCCTAGTGAAGCTGCTAAACCTGCATCAAAAGTGCTTATTTTTAATTCCTTAAAAAAAGCAAATAATAGCCCGATAGTTATCAATAAGATTAAACCAATAATCCATAATGATTTTGGACCAACATCAACACCAGAAATGATTAATCTGTCAAAAGGAGCAAAAGCTAATTCACCTAATAAAACAGCATCAACATCTAAATGTACATCGTTTGCATTTTTTGCAATTAAAATCACGCCAATACTAAACAGCGTAGGGAATACCAAACCTATAGCAGTATCTTCCTTTACTAATCCTGTTTTTTGAATATATTCCACTAAGACAACCGTTAATATTCCGGTTAATGCTGCTAAAAATATGAGTAATGGCGAGTTTAAATCTTGAGTAATAAAAAAACCAATAACAATACCTGGTAAGATTGAATGACTAATTGCATCGCTAATCATGGCCATT containing:
- a CDS encoding metal ABC transporter permease → MSSAQIEIQIIASIVAIACAIPGVFLVLRKMAMISDAISHSILPGIVIGFFITQDLNSPLLIFLAALTGILTVVLVEYIQKTGLVKEDTAIGLVFPTLFSIGVILIAKNANDVHLDVDAVLLGELAFAPFDRLIISGVDVGPKSLWIIGLILLITIGLLFAFFKELKISTFDAGLAASLGFSPALIHYGLMTVSSVTTVGAFDAVGAILVVALMIAPAATAYLLTTDLKRMLIYSICFGIFSAISGYWLAHWLDASISGSITTMLGLLFLAVYLFAPSKGVIAVLYREKQQRTEVLLLTFLLHLKNHTEESERHVNHLNEHINWQKIRSKTVLDLALKNNMIQFDKNIVSLTEKGDEFTTQAIDYIITNEDAQIEDMKDDFFLFRG